The Erinaceus europaeus chromosome 4, mEriEur2.1, whole genome shotgun sequence genomic sequence gctttctgtggtcatggctaggaacattctaggctgcactaatttcaggacccatcttcctcgggtggtagagtaggttgtccaacctcccttcggaaaaTGGAACAgtacctaccattgttgatccacattcagggcaaggtcctgtagggtccCACAAGGGGGTccattatgatgttcctgatggagatgaccagtgacagtggatagagggatctattagaggtctaggcccatcatatttgagtgggaatcccaggactccctgactacgaCCCAGTGGCCAGTATTCATATTACTGGGATTATTTAAAGATTGTTTACTTCTGAGCCAAGTGGAACAATATTTCTTGTTAAAAACAACTGTGGGGAAGCGGGCTGGCagtgcgcacctggttaagtgcacacattccagtgcacaaggacccaggtacaagctgttggtccccacctgcagagggaaagtttcataagtggtgaagcagggctgcaggtgtctctctgtctctctccctctctatcttccccacctcaatttttctctgcttatatccaataataaataaataaacgaaatgggggggctgggtgttgacacatctggctgagtgtactttacaatacacaaggaactgggttcaagcccctacagggggaaaactttgcaagtggtgaagcagtgctgcaggtgtctctgtgtctctccctttctgtcacccacttccttctcaatttctggctgtctctatcccataaataaataaataaataaataaataaataaagataaaaatttaaaaaatagggccAGTTAAAAAACTCATTTAGATATTgcactactttgtcatgtgctcaacccaggtgTCAGGGTGGCTCCTACCACATTGAAAGCAGCTTTcgtactgtgatctctttcactctctctgcctctttgtctctctctggaaaagtcaTCTTGGATAAGTAAAGCCCTCGTAatgacaaaataatagtaataataaacaaacagacTGAGAAGCAAGAGCTGGCATGATCATTAGAGCTGGCATGATCGCTAGAGCTGGCATGATCATTAGAGCTGGCATGATCGCTCACCTTAAAGCTATGCCTCTAGTCACGTGATTCTGGTTCACAAAATGGGTGCACTAAGCACTAGGAGAAGTTTTGGCACTGTGGTGTTCCCCACCTCCATTCAAAAAGTcagccatgagcagtgaagccctggttatAACAAAAAGTGAAACAGAACTGTTCACGAGATGTCATTCGTATGCAAGTCACCCAATTCAATGGCTTTTAGTATTCACAAAGTTGTGCTTTCATAATCAAAACCAATTTTAGATTTTAAGTTTTTACTCTCAAACCCCATACCTCTTAGCCAATGTCTtcaatctctccctccttccttccaatctgccctctcttccttcctcccatttCTAGGCAACTATAaatccagctataaccctggaggcaaaaaagagaaaaagttgtTTTATAGTTACTGGATGTGTACATTTGTGATAGACGATTTCTCATAtttcaatcatatatatatggaaaacagaaggaaaaatatggTAATGGTATTAGTAAAAAGTATTACTAGtaagttgggtgatagtgcagagggttaagcacacgtggctcgaagtgcaaggaccagcctaaggatcctggttccaggcccccccccaccacctgcaggggagttgcttcacaggcagtgaagcaggtctgcaggtgtctatctttctctccccctctgtcttcccctcctctctccatctctctctgtcctatctaacaatgacatcaataacaacaatagctacaataaaaaataaataaataaaaagtattaataAAGTCCCACTCTTATACCAGCCTTGAAAGCACTATAAAGCACTGAAGAACCACACATGAAGGAGTGTATGAATATTGTATGATGCCATTTAGATGGACTATCCAGAATAGACAAGAAAGTGGATTTatagcctgcaccatgaatccactgctctggtggcCATCTTCACCGTTTGCGAAGCGACACCCCCCAAAGAAAagtggggatcaaactgggatccttattttggcccttgtgcttcttactatgtgtgcttaactgggtgcaccactgcccggtccatccaccacttggcccctaaaaCAAACTTTTTATTCCCCCCAGAGGGgtgaaccactggcttctggtgagaacagggtttgaacctgaagctctgtctgcctcagagtccaTGTGCTGAGCCACTACACCAGGTCAGCATTCTGCTAAAACAAACTTTCTACGTGTTAAGAAAACACTGCATTACAGTTTTCTGCCTTTTTCTTCTTAGAGGGACAGAAAACAACAGGTCGGTTTTGCAGCTGATGGCGTCCAGGATAGGGATTCTAATTTGTAGTATGCCAGcgagaaaaggagggggggagggggagggaggagaaggaggaggaggaaagttcttgaaataaagagaagaaaaaactgACTTGATGAATTATTGGAGGAGAGGCAAAATGTACGCGGAGGAAACATGGTTTTCATGTTTGTTGTTTGGGCAACAGGAGTACAGGTGGCAAGCTACCTGATGGGGACAGGAGGCACTGGCCGACCTGGGGTTGGGAGACTGGGAGACGGGTTGCCAAGGAACTAAGCCTTGGTGTTTGCTGAGATGGGACAGAATTCCACGCCTGGAACCTGTGGCTCTGCCTGGGTGGATTCAGTATCCTGAGCTGTGTGTCGGGAGCATGGAGACAGGTGGAGCGCCAGCAGGTCTGGGATGTGGGGTACCCGGGGCCCGGGAACCCCCACATTCTGAATCTGCAACTGCCCGCCTATAGGGGCCAGAGGCCGGGGACGAGGACAGCTCAACTAATGGGTGGGGCCAGAAAGGCCCAGCTCAGAGCCGGTGAGCCGCCCTTGCTGAGAGACGGTACCACCTTCTCGCTAGCACAGTTTTGACAGGTGAGCAAACTCCAGTTGCCTTCCCCAGCGAAACATCCCCTCTACCACCGCTACCTCCCGGGATGAGAGGAGAGCTGTGATTAGTCTATCTGCGGGGGCGGGGCGTGTTCGGGCTTGGCTTCAGGATTGGTCCCTGTCTTCGGACTTGGGCTTGGATTGGAAGGTGGGAGTGTCAGCGCGCTCCGGGAGGCGTGGCCGACACTGATAAAGCCAGGGCGCGGCGCGGCAGCTGCAGTCAGTTTCACCGCAGTCGAGCGTCTGCGCTGTCACCGGGAGGCGGGGCCCGGCCGCTGAGTCCTCTTCAAGCCGCAGTTTTCGCCCAGCCCGGTGACTCGCCGCAACCTCCGCAGAGGAGACGGACCCCTGCTCCCTCAGTCAGAGAAATGTAAGTTGTGTTGGACGCTGGGACTCATGCCTCCTTGCCACCTCTCACCCCCTGCGCCGGACTCTGCGGGACGGAAAATGGCGCATTGCAGCAGCTGCGGCGACTCGGGGCACCACCGCCGCGTGCCGCCCCCAGACCTGGCCGCCCCGGGAGGGGGGCCAGCACCCGATCCCTGCACCTGCCGCACCCCGCACCCGGCGGGCGGGGCAGGGACGCGGGGGTCCCGTCTTCACCGCACCCCTTCACGTCCCTCTGGGGCTGCCCGTGCAGGTCTGGGGTAGCGGAGCCCCGGAGGGGGCAGGGTGGGACGGGGAGCCCTCCTGGCCCCCTCCGCGCTTTGGGCCTCGGGCGGTCAGGGTTGCACCTGTGCCTCGGTGACCTGGGGGGGGTAGCCTCCCCACACCAACTGTGACGGACACCCCCTACCCCCTACTTGGGCGGTAAGCAAATCTCCAGAAACTTACCTGCAGCTTCTCTGGCGCCAGGTGAGCAACCTCAAGGGACAGTGGCATGCAATTCCAAGCAGCCATTCAGCCCGAGGCCACCTTAACGGAGACATCCTCCTGTCTTAAGCAAGTTTTTGGAGGAGAAAGAGCTGAGGATCCTCCCCTTAGCCCCAATGCATTCAGttgagttccttccttccttccttccttccttcctttcttttttatatttatttatttatttattcccttttgttgtcgtagttgtcttcttgttgtagttattgttgttgtcgtcgttgttggataggacagagagaaatggagagaggaggggaagacagagagggggaaagatagacacctgcagacctgcttcaccggaagcctgtgaagcgactcctctgcaggtggggagctgggggctcgaactgggatccttatgccagtctttgcgctttgcgccacatgggcttaacccactgtactaccgcctgactccctcagttgAGTTTCTGACCAGCTTCAACCTCATTCCAACTTCACTCCATCCCAAGTTCCTGAGGGAAGACTATGGTTCGACAGTTGTCAAGACCATAATGtatataaaatttctttcttctgtatttcttgctctcctcccttccttccttctctttactcagctctggctcatgatggtgctaggggttgagTCAGGATCCCGGGAACCTCAGGTCTTTTTGTATCACCactatgctagctccccagcccaagaccatAATGCCTGAGACTGatctttcttccatttttcttttcttccttttgtaagacaggagacagagaggcaaagagagagtgaaatGGGTCACAGCACTGAGGTCTcctcccttcaatgtggtgggggccaggatcgaacttgggtcacacacatggcacagcagcgaactatccaagtaagctattgggctgttggaaaagttatgacatatCTTTCCATATAAAAACGCAGAAtgtcttttccaacaacctaaGATTTTTCCAGTTTGAGGTGGTTCTTATTACTGTCCAGAGTTCCCAGTATGGTCCCTAGTTAATTTGAGTGTTACTTCACTCTgtgacaacaaaaggaaagatctcCTCATGTTACATAAGGGTTATAACTGATCTGGTATCATTTACTGCTGAGTGTCCCCAACTTCCAGCAAGGAGGAACTGAAATGGTCCCTTAGAAGGCTTTCTAGCCGCTTCACAGTTTCTCTATATTCGATCTCTGCATTTATTGCTGTCTGTGAAGTTTTGGTCAAGGGAGCCTCAAGATTCcatttgtcttcttcttttttttttttttttggaggaggtGGGTGGTTCTTAGTGGACTAGGTTCTGACAGCACCCATGTGGGACTAGAGGGAGAAGTGGGACATCACGAGAGCTCTGACCTTACCCATGTCATTGGTGCCACCATCCTGGACTGCTTCCAGGGTCAGACAACAGCAGTTACCCAGTCActgactttctccctctttagTAGAGAGCTGCATGAGCTTTGTAGTTGCACAAGAGTTTTTGGGGTTCCCCAGGGGCTTTGCATCtcccttccatttttctctggcTTACCTAGAAGGAAGTGAAAAAGTGGCCCCTTGAATAGGGGTGAGTCAGATGTGATCTGCTGACATAGCCTCTCTCTTCAGATGAAGGAAATTCACTTTCCTAGGGAATAGGAGCTTCTGGCTGAAGTTGTATTGTGACATTGTTACCATGAAGCTTAACCCCCTACTGCCCTTTCTCATGGACTGCTGCCATATTTCAGGGGACTCTGCTTCTGTTTGGGGAGGTCTTTGCATAATGCCAGTTCTCCCTCCGATTTAACACAGCTCCCTCTTGCCTCAGGTTTGACTTCTGGGAATTCCCTTAGAGGTGCCTTAAGCCTCAAGTGTGTTAGGACATCCAGAGGAGTTTGTCTTGAAGACCCCAAGTAAGAAGATTCTCAGACTGTATAGTTGTGTAAATAGGATTTTTTAATGAAGAATTGGGGGTGATCCTGAGATCCCGAGGTGATGCCTAGCCTAGGCCCAGAGGTTACAGGCTGTCTATAGTTCACATCCTGTGAGGGTATCCCCCAGTCTTTTTGTTCTTGCCTCTGTTCTCAGAGCATCTGCATAATTGGCACAATTATtcaggcctccccccccccccctcccattttttgtCGAAGTGAAGCTTTGGTCTTTTCTGCTCAAAGCAAAGCAAGCCCATGTTCCTGACTCAGCTCCTGCAGGGACGTCACCACAGGGGTTCTCTGTaactggattccttgtgcagagtTGCCCTTTTCTCTttgactttgggggggggggagttactcATCCTATAGGCTTATCCTGAGGGCTCCATCTTTTATCCACCTTTCTTCTACCCTGCTTCCCTTCATGCAGAGAGAGGAATACCAGGCTGGAGCTAGTATTTTGGCCTTTGTGCCAGAGGGAGTGTTTGAGTTTGGGTTAGAGAGGAGATGCCACCTTGGATGTTCCTGAGTCCCAGCTAAATGTTGTGACAGGACTGCCCATCtgtcatttcttgcctctgttctACCTCTCCTGCTCTACAGTGCCGAAGAGCCAGACTCCATCCTGTTGGCACATAGCCTGGTTACAAAGGTTGTGGAGGTCCAGGCTGAGAGTCCAGGGCTCCTTTCTCACCTCACTTACTCATATTTTCTGTCCATCCCTCTCTGCAGGTCTGCTCCAGCTCAGCCACCTGCCGAGGGGGCAGAAGGGGCTGCCCCAGGTGGGGGCCCCCCTGGCCCTCCCCCTAATTTGACCAGTAACAGACGGCTCCAGCAAACACAGGCACAAGTGGAGGAGGTGGGTGCATGGATTTCTCTGTGAAGGGGGTGTGTTCTCACAGAGGTTGTGGCTGAGGCTCCAGGAGGCAGGGCCAGACCATGACCCCACCACCCTGCTATTGCTCAGATGCTGTGTGTCTCTGTGCCCTCTTCAGGTGGTGGACATTATGCGTGTGAATGTGGACAAGGTCTTGGAGAGGGACCAGAAGCTGTCAGAGCTGGATGACCGAGCTGATGCCTTGCAGGCGGGAGCCTCACAATTTGAGAGCAGTGCAGCCAAGCTAAAGAGGAAGTACTGGTGGAAAAACTGCAAGGTGcattccccctcccacccccaagcccTTTTCTTGAGCCTCACTCAACCCACCTAAGGCAAGAAAACCCTTCGGCTCTGCATTCCTTTTCTTTACTGGCATAGAAGACTGCCCCACAGAACTCTTGGGAGGGAATCTGAAGAGCCTCCTTCATCGGCTGCACTACCCAGAAGTGGCCACCAGGCTAGGCTAGAGCATTCGGAACAACTCAGTGGGAGTCAGTGAGGATTTGGAAATGGTTAGCAGGGCTGCTTTTCCTCCCAAAGGACTCTCTTGTATAAGTTCTTATCTTGCCCTTCCTCAGACACAACCTAACATTGATACAATCATgtaggtaggttttttttttttccctgtggtgtgccatttcactgctctgggcctttttttttttttttttatccatagaGAGGGGAAGCAGCataacactggagcttcctttgATGCTATAGCCCCTCCCATTGTGGTAtcagggctgcacacatggcagagtATGTGCCCTACTCTGTGAGCTATTTCTTCTGCCcataggtatatattttccttagacttatttattttatattatatattttttattattattttaaaaatttaatttatttaatttatttattcccttttgttgcccttgttgttttactgttgtggtgattattgttgttgtcattgttggataggacagagagaaatggagagaagagggggagagatagacacctgtagatctgcttcactgcctgtgaagcgactcccctgcagggagggagccagaggctcaaaccgggatccttacaccagtccttgagctttgcgccatgtgcgcttaacccgctgcacttctaCCCGACTCCCAACCCTTAGACTTATTTactaatgggagagagagaggtggagagacagagagaaccagagcatcacactggcatatgcagtgccagggattgaactcaggacctcaggttttAGAGTCCAGCACTTCATCCATGGTGTGCACCTCTCCTCTCTGGCTGATATGTGTATTCTTGTCTCCACAGATGATGATCATGCTGGGGGTCATCTGTGCCATCATTGTGGTCGTTATTGTAAGTAAGTATCGCTGAGGTTATCGGTGGGGTGAGGAGGTGGGAAGGCCCTGGAGTCTCCCCACACCCTGGCTGCCTGGGGGCGGGGCTGCTTGCACTGAGGTATGGAGCCGCTTCTAGGGTCTGGGTGGGAAAAAGGGCTGAGATTGGGGACTTGATGGAGGGCCAGTTTGCCCACTGCTGCTGGAGCAGGGGCCCTCCCTTCTGCACTCCTGGGCTGTGCTTGTCTGTCTGTTTAGGGTCAGCAGTAGGGTGGGTGGGAGCATGGGGAGGACAACACCAACTCCTGGAAGCCCTCTGCCTGTTTCCCTGATGTAATTTGCCCTCttgttttttcctgtctcttttctctctcccatctgggACTCCTTGGCTCCTGTGTCCAGTCTACTTTTTTACTTGAGAATGTGCCGCCTCTCCCCTGTTCTCCATCTCCATCCAAACTCATGTTCTTTTCCCTCTTGTTTGTTCTCTCAACACATGCCTTCACTCACTCCCTCCATCCCAGTCCAGGCTTCCCTACAACCCACCCCTCCTTTTCCATTGCTGTTATTTGTATGACATCCCTCGGCATGTAAAATGTTGCTGGTGGCGTGGCCTGGAGGCAACGGCAACAGCGGGAGCCTCCCCACATCTTCCCTATGTCACCTCAGTTTCCTCAGTGAGAAGTGGAGGCCAAGGGAAGGGGAATGGACACAGTCAAGAAGGTGCCAAGACCTAGAGAGCAGATGGGCACTGGTGTCGCTGGGAAAGGCCAGGCTGCTCGTGAATGGAGGCTGTGCACAGCTCAGGGGCAGTCTGGGGCTGCCCACTGGCCTCTGCCAGCCCTGTGAGGGACCTTGGGGTGGACCCCAGATTCAGTGTGGTTCCATCATGACACCTTTCTAGAAAGTTGAGCCTGaggttctgtagttctttctAATCTGTGGGTCCAGGATTTTTTGTGTCTTCTGGGATCTGATAGCCTTCTTTCTTTGTTCCCCAGAGGCCTGAGGAACACATACTCATTGTGAAAATGTGGGGACTCACTTCTCCTGCTATAAGTGGTCCCCCTGACTGGAAGGGGTGGATacatttctgatatatatatattagaatttatttactcatgagaaaggtaggaggagaaagaatcagacatcactctggtacatgtgctgcctgggattgaactcaggacctcatgcttgagagtccaatgcgttagccactgtgccatctcccggactactctatattgtttttatttatttatttattattggatagaaatttagaggaaaggggggagacagggagcaagacagacatctgcagcaccacttcaccactcatgaaactttattcctgcaggtgggaagcaggggcttgaaccagagtgcTTGCACcttatatgtgtgctcaactaggcatGCTACTGCTTGACCCCTTACATTTTGTACTGTCTGTGAAGACGCCCAATAAGTCCATGTCCTCAAAGCTTGGGACTCTcagttaatttaatttttatgagttatttattttttcaaagtaatatatattattagagagaccagagccctgctcagcttgggcttatggtggtgctggggattgaacataggaaatcagaacttcaggcatcagagtctacagaaccactatgctgtgtccccagcctgcTGAGCCAATTTTAAATACTGGtgtagatggagagagaaaacctGTTAAATGAGAGACAAAGTGTGCCATGGGCCTGATTTGAAAATGTTGTATGCAGGGGAGtctgtccttcctccctccctccctgtcgaCTAGGAGCATGGAGGTGTGAAGAAAGCAAATACTCTGGGTTTTTCAGAAATCCTTCCTCCACACCTCTCCTGTGTACTTGCTGAAGACAGGGTGAGACAGGTGGGGCTTCCTGAGGCCTGGCTGGGTTTTTTTCCtatcctgggttttttttttttttagatttatgtaatttatttattttagatagagacacagagagatcacAGATAgacagagcttccttcagtgctgtgggaggTGGTGGTGTGCACAGTGGATCACTGTGCTGACCTGGGCTGTCCATCTAGAGCCACTCTCTGTTTCTTCTGCCCATCCAGCTCCttctcactccttccctcttctcctccttgtaGAGTTTGTGGGCACAGTGGGGCCTGTGAGTGGGAGCTGCAAAGCCTGTCTGGGGGTCACACGGTAGGGCTGAAGGAGAAGGCTGGGCACAGAGGggagcccccaccaccaccctggcaCCCTCCCAGGCTGGGTTCATAGTAAGAGGAAGCTGAGTCCAGGTTGGTTGGGTCTGGACATCACTTTCCATCACCCATCCTCTTCCCTGTTCCTATTTCCCCTTCATCCTGAAGAGCTAGAAGAAGTAATTAATGTACTTTCCCACTGGTCCCCCAAGGCCTCCACTCTCCTCTGGGCTTTGCCTGACGTGAGGGTCACCACCACAGAAAAGTCACTATGTCCTGGATGTGGCCCCAGTCTGGAGCTCACCCACCCTGTCACAAAGGTTGTATCCTGGGTCTCTGTTCCCTTCCTCAGTCCCTCCCCACAGTGTAGCTGGTTGTGTTTTGCAGGGGGATGTcagcccttctttctttccttccttccttctctttcgcCCCACCACACCCTCCCCTGCCGTTGCGCCACTCCCACGTGCATGAGCCAATCCACAGCCCAACCCAGGACTTCACAGTCAAACGCCACCCAGCCCGCCCTTGGGTTTGCCATGGATGAGAAGCGACATTTCCTTTATGTGCCTGTCATCGCCCGTCGGCTCTCCCGACCCCCATCTTGTTCTCAGAAATGGTAACAGCTGCACTTTCACCAAAGGCATGAGGCCCACCCACTGCTCCGTGTTACTCCCAacccaggcaaaaaaaaatacaacttccTGCCACCACCTGGACTTGGCTGTTCTTTGGGTTGGGGTCCCTGGGGAGGGATGGGGGTATGCATTGGGTGGCGATGCCAGAGCTGTGCAAACACAGGAAGTGGTCTCCCATCTCAGCTATGCGTGAGAGGAAGTGATGACGGGAAGTTCAGTGGGCATCATGTGGTCAGATAGCTATTGGTTTCTCCCCCAAACCCCCACCTGGGTCCCCTACCCAAGCCCAGGGTGTGCTCAGACAAGACTCCAGGGGACACTGCCCTGGTCTCAGCAGTCTCCATGTCTTGTCCTGTGCTGAGTTCCTCTGTCCTTCTGGGCAACTGGACCTGGAGGTAGGGTTCAGGCAGACCCAGTGGggagtaaggtggggctctgactGGCATGGGGCTCACTGTGCTTGGAAGCCCAGTCCTGTCCACTGTTCCTCTCCTGTATCCTGCCACCACACCTCAGACCTAACTCACTtgtcattaattttaaaaagttttatgtattaatgggagagagagagtcagagcatcattctggcacatgcagtgctggggatcaaactcaggacctcatgcttgagagtccacagcCTTATCTACTGTATGACCCCCATGTCCTCACACAATGTCCTCTCAGTGAAAGCAGACAGGCAGGCATGCAGAGCTGGAGCCTGGATACCTGGGCTTCAGCTTGAAGGCTTCTTCTTGCCTTCATGGGAAACTTGGCTCAGATCCTCTGTGACAGTTTTTTCTACTCTGAGCCCCTCAGAGTCTAGGCTGACCTTGGCAAAGTAGCTAGAAGAAATCAAAGGGTCAAGATGGGCTTCAGTTGGGGTAACCCCATAAGTTAGGCACCAGGGTGAGGGTATTTGGAAGCAGAGCAGGCTAGCCTCCAAGAGAGGTGGGCTGGCAACGCTGGGGGGTGAGCGGGCTCTTACCGTGCTGTCTCTGAAGCACCAGCAACCACAAGGTGATAAGGAAGAGGCCACTGGCAACCAGGATGCCAAAGCCTGTTCTCTGCTCTGTGGGGGAGAGGACAGTGTGGGCGGGGGTTGGGGCTGAGTCCCCCAGAGTGTCTCCCCAAGCTGAagggacaggtgtgtgtgtgtgtgagagagagagagggagagggagagggagagagggagagagactctgtCCAGGGTATCTCTCAGAAGTACACTTACTTGGTTTCagaagcacagctcagctctggcttatgatggagcctgggattgaacctggacctcagagccacaggtctgaaagtctgttgtgtaaaacCCTGTGCATGCCCTGCTCTCACTTGGGAACCATGCATCTGGGCATTTGTTCAAGGCTGTTGGCTGACTTTactacctctccccatttttatggCTTTGTAGGAGAGATTTAGGTTAGATTCCTTGTTGGCCTTCAGACTAAAATTTATAGTCAAGAGCTGGGTGCACAGTGAGACCTCATCTGGGGATGCTCTGCTCACTGTCCAGGCCTTTCCTGCTCAAGACCTTTCCATAACGTTCTGTGGCTCTAGGAAGAAGCTCATTTTGAAAGGCACTGTGGCCCGTCTGCTGGCAGTCACAGAAAcatcatagtggttctgcaaaagactcatgcctgaggtaaaGCCTCAGGTTCAGCACTACagcagg encodes the following:
- the VAMP1 gene encoding vesicle-associated membrane protein 1 isoform X1; its protein translation is MSAPAQPPAEGAEGAAPGGGPPGPPPNLTSNRRLQQTQAQVEEVVDIMRVNVDKVLERDQKLSELDDRADALQAGASQFESSAAKLKRKYWWKNCKMMIMLGVICAIIVVVIVIYFFT
- the VAMP1 gene encoding vesicle-associated membrane protein 1 isoform X2; this translates as MSAPAQPPAEGAEGAAPGGGPPGPPPNLTSNRRLQQTQAQVEEVVDIMRVNVDKVLERDQKLSELDDRADALQAGASQFESSAAKLKRKYWWKNCKMMIMLGVICAIIVVVISTFLLENVPPLPCSPSPSKLMFFSLLFVLSTHAFTHSLHPSPGFPTTHPSFSIAVICMTSLGM